A single genomic interval of Siphonobacter curvatus harbors:
- a CDS encoding cobyrinate a,c-diamide synthase: MASHFLIAAPHSGSGKTTLTLGLLRALRHRGVTVQPFKCGPDYIDIQHHRTAAGRASINLDLFMASPEHLQTLYQTYRSGVDVAVTEGVMGLFDGADRMQASTASLAECLGIPIILVVHAKAMAYSAAPLLYGFRHFYAGIQIAGVLFNGVQTTSHFRFLEEACQDVGLPCLGYFPTHPDFTIPSRHLGLRTSSEIDYERIIEAIARKIPQTIDLDRLLALTKTDEEASLAQALSHRTACKVTIARDEAFSFQYHQNLAVLEALAEVQYVSPLRDTELPETDLLYLPGGYPELHAQALSANTTFRESVRAYCQNGGYAYAECGGLMYLGQQLTDVDGHSYPMAGVFPFSTSLQHAKLTLGYRQIHFQNTLLKGHEFHYSTLQEAEELSSLAPVRNARGVEVGTKIYRIQNTLASYVHLYWGDGPPWLTDLLRTLATSLYTHPHG, encoded by the coding sequence ATGGCCAGTCATTTTCTCATTGCGGCTCCGCATAGTGGTTCGGGCAAGACGACGCTTACGCTGGGTCTGTTGCGGGCTTTGCGACACCGGGGGGTAACGGTTCAGCCCTTCAAGTGCGGGCCCGACTACATTGATATTCAGCACCATCGCACGGCCGCCGGACGAGCCAGTATCAACCTGGATTTGTTTATGGCCTCCCCCGAACACCTGCAGACGCTGTATCAAACGTACCGTTCCGGGGTAGATGTGGCCGTTACCGAAGGCGTGATGGGCCTGTTCGACGGAGCCGACCGGATGCAGGCCAGTACGGCCTCGCTGGCCGAATGCCTGGGTATACCCATCATCCTGGTGGTACACGCCAAGGCAATGGCGTACTCGGCAGCACCACTCCTGTACGGCTTCAGGCATTTTTACGCGGGCATACAAATCGCCGGCGTCCTTTTCAATGGGGTACAGACGACCTCGCATTTTCGTTTTCTGGAAGAAGCCTGTCAGGATGTAGGGTTGCCCTGTCTGGGCTATTTCCCTACCCATCCCGATTTTACCATTCCTTCCCGGCACCTCGGATTACGCACGTCTTCGGAGATCGACTACGAGCGAATCATCGAAGCCATCGCCCGGAAGATTCCGCAGACCATTGACCTGGATCGACTATTGGCCCTTACTAAAACCGATGAAGAAGCTTCCCTAGCTCAAGCCTTGTCCCATCGTACGGCCTGTAAGGTGACTATCGCCCGGGATGAGGCGTTTTCATTTCAGTATCACCAAAACCTAGCGGTGCTGGAAGCCCTGGCGGAAGTACAGTACGTAAGTCCACTCCGGGACACCGAGCTGCCCGAAACAGATCTCTTGTACCTACCCGGTGGCTACCCTGAATTGCACGCTCAGGCCCTGAGTGCCAATACGACATTTCGGGAAAGCGTGCGAGCGTATTGCCAGAACGGCGGATACGCCTACGCGGAGTGCGGCGGGTTGATGTACCTGGGCCAGCAGTTAACCGATGTGGATGGTCACAGCTATCCGATGGCCGGGGTGTTTCCCTTTTCAACGAGTCTGCAACACGCGAAGCTGACCCTGGGTTATCGACAAATTCACTTTCAAAATACCTTACTGAAAGGTCACGAGTTTCATTATTCTACCTTACAGGAAGCGGAAGAACTATCCTCCCTGGCTCCGGTCCGTAATGCCCGGGGTGTGGAAGTCGGGACTAAAATCTACCGCATACAAAATACCCTGGCTTCGTACGTACACTTATACTGGGGCGATGGCCCACCGTGGCTGACGGATCTGCTACGTACGCTTGCTACTTCCCTTTACACGCATCCACATGGCTGA